From the Streptomyces nodosus genome, the window CCGAAGCAGCCGAACACACGCGACACCTTGAACACCACGCCGGAGAACGCCTTGAGGAACCGCCAGGCGAGGCGTCCGGGCAGCGCGTACCAGTAGCCGAGCAGCGAGGACCAGGCGTGGCCGCCGACATGGTGGCCCAGCTCGTGCGCCAGGACGGCGGCCAGTTCGCCGTTGGGCAGCTGCTCGACGGCGAAGCGGGTGACGCCGACGATATGCCCGGCTGCCGCGACCGCGTTCAGATTGTCGCTGTCCTCCACCCACAGCTCATAGGCGCGTCCCTCGATGCCGGCACGCGCCGTGACCTCGTGCCAGACCCGTTCGAGTCTGGCTTGTTCCTGCGGGGTGGGGTAGCGCAGCCGCAGCAGATGGCGCGCGAGGGCGCTCTCGGTGGGGCGGTGGAACACGAGTGCGCCGCTGAGGAGCCAGGCGAGGATCAGCAGCAGGCCGAGTCCGCCGAAGAAGACGGAGACCAGGGCGACCACAAAGAGGCTGCACAGGAAGTTCGGCAGGTGGAGCAGGAGGCTGCCGACGGCGGTGGCGTCGGTGCGCCGCTGGTCCTTGGAGATGTGCACACGCCCGTGGTCGGTGCTGATGTGGTGGGGGTGCGCCGGGTCGTGGGGGGAGAGCGCCCCGGGGGGCGGCGCCGGCGGGGGTGCCGTCGGGTAGTGGGGTGGCGGTCCCCCTTGGAGGTGGTGCGGCGGCGGGCCGGCCTGGGGGTGGTGGGGAGGGGGGCCCGCTTGGGGGTACTGCTGGGGGTACTGCGGTGGTGGGGCCGCCTGGGGGCGGTACGGTGCCGGGCCTGCTCCGGGGTGATGGGGTGCCGCTTGGGGGTACTGCTGTGGCGGTCCCGGTTGGGGGTACGGCGGTATGGGGCCGGCCTGGGGGTACTGCGGAGGGGGCCCTGCCTGGGGGTGTTGTGGGGGCGGTCCGGCCGGTGGTTGGGCGTGGGGGGCCGGGGCGGGATAGGGGTACGGGGGTGCGGCCGCCGACTGCGGATACGCCGGAGGCTGGTCGGGCTGCGGATACGGGGGAGGCTGCTGGGGCTGCGGCGGCGGCATCGGCTGCGGCGAGGCGGCCTGCGCGGACGGCCCGGGGTCTTCGGGCGGGGGCGGTGGGGATGCGGTCATGGCGAGCGTTCCTTCACTTGCGGGTGTGGGGACGGCCGGCAGGTCAGCCGATCAGCAGGGAGGCGGGCAGCAGGACCGTGCCGGCGCAGAAGGCGACGAGGCCGACCCGGATCCACCGGTGCTTCTGGGCGGCGATCCGGCTGGTCTCGGCGAGTGCTCCGGTCAGGGCCTCCGTGGGGTGGCGCTCGGTGTCGGCGAGCGCGCTCTCCAGATGCCCCTGCCGGACGGCCTGGTGGATGTCTCCGAAGTAGGACAGGGTCCGGCCCGGTTCCCATGTCCTGGTGCGGTAGCGCGGCAGCACGGCCAGCAGCAGGGCGAACAGCGACAGCGCGAGGGAGAGGGCCCCGGCCCACCACAGGGCGTTGCCCGGTCCGGAGAGCGAGACCGGGGTCCACCTCCGTCCGGCGAGCAGACCGCTGAAGACACCGGCGGTCATGCCGAGGGCGGCGACCAGGACCGATGCCTTGCTGTCGGCGCGGGCGATCTCGGCGCGCAGTTCGGTGAGGAGCCGCTCACAGAGCTCGGCGCGTGCCGTGGAGCCGTCGGCCGGAGCGCCGGTGGCCGGGGCGGGTGCGGGATCGAGGGCGGTCATGTGCTGCTCCTTCCGTCGTCGCCGCCGGCTTCCTCGGTGGCATCGGCGGCGCGCTCCACCGGGGTCCCGGGGGACTGCTCCGGGGGCGCCGCGTCCGGCCGTTCGGGTGCGTTCGGGGTGGTGCCGTAGCCGGGCGGGGGCTGCCACCCCGTCTGCGGCGGCGCATACGCGGTGGCGGGCGGCGGGGGGAAGGCGCCGGCGGCGCCGTACGGGGCGGCCGTTGCCGGGGGCGGCGGCGTGAACGGGGGCGGTCCCGGGGGTGTGTATGGACCGGCGGGCGGTCCCGGGGGCGTGTAAGGACCGGTCGCAGGAGGGCCGTACGGGCCCGCGGCAGCGGGCGGCACCGTGGGCGGTGGCGGAGGCGGCGGGGTGCCCGGGACCGGTGCCGGGCTGGTCGCCGGAGGGCCGGGCGGGGGGACCGGAGCCGCCCCGTCCGGTGGTGCGTCGCCCCGCCCGGCGTCGGTCCGCCCGGCCTCCACCTGCCCCGCCGCGTCCACCACGACTCCCGGGTAGGCGGGCCCCGTTCCTCCGGGGAGCGGGGGCGGGCTCTGGGGGACTCCGGGGAGACGCTGGTTGAGGATGTCGCTGACCGTGCGCAGCGCCAGCTGCTTCGGCCCCTCCAACTCGTAGTTCTCCGCCGCGTCACCGCTCAGCAGCTGCTTCACCAGGTCCATCTGCGCCTGGATCATGCGGAGCTGGTCCTCACGCATGCTGGTCATGACGAGCTGGGAGTCCTCCGGGTGCTGGGCGAGATGAAGCGCCCAGGAGTGGACTCCGCCCTGCTGGAGGTGCCACTGGTAGAAGTCGATCTTCTGGGCCTCGATCTGCTGCAGCTCCAGTTGCTGTTGCCCGTGCTGCAGAGCGAGCTGGTGCTGCTGCCCGCTGTGCAGCAGGGCTTGTTCGTGCTGCCACCGCTGCTGCTGGAGAAGCAGCTCCTGCTGCTGCGTGCCGTACACCATGGCTCGTTCGACCTGTAGTGCGTCCTGCTGCCGCTGACGCCGGTCCGCCTCGACGTCGACCTCCATGCCGCGCTGGGCCACCCGGACCTGCTCGGCGGCCGAGTGGTCGATGGCCTGCAACCGTTGCTGGTGCTCGATGTTCGCCTGGTCACGCCTGAGCCGCAGGGTCCAGGTGACCTGCAGTCCCGCGGGCGCTCCGAGCGGCCCCAGCACGGTGACCGCCTGCAGCAGCTCCCGTTCGGTCACCGCGCTGTCGGCGATGGCGAACCGCCGGGTCACCGGCCGGGCCGCCTGCTGGAGTTCGCCGAGCAGCAGCCCCGGCACGTCCCGGTGCCCGCTCGCCACGAACCGGGCCGGGTCCAGGACCTGCCAGGAGAGGTCGACCTCGGCCGTGAACTCGAAGGCGTCGTTGTCGCTGGGCAGCGTGAGTTCGGCCGTCCAGCGGTGCACGCCCATGTCCACCTCGTACACGGCGGTGTACCGGTTGGCGACGACCTCGGCGCGTGTCGGGCGCCGCGGCGGCGGATACGCCTCGAAGGAGCCCTTGGGGGTGGAGAAGACGAGCGCATGGTCGATGCGGACCAGCGAGCGCAGATTGAAGTCGAAGCGGGACAGCTGACGCACGGTCAGCACCGGGTCGACCAGCTGGGTGTGCCGGTCCGCCGGCTGCTGCCACTCGGGCTGGCGGTGGAAGGGGGGCATGGTGCGTGTGTCTCCTCGGAACGGACCGCCGGGCGATCGGCGGGGAGGCACGAGGTCCCCCACCGGTCGTCCCGCCGGGCTCAGCGGGTGGGGAGCGTGGTCAGCAGACGGGCCGCGACGGACGGCGGGGGCGCACCGTCCTCGCCGGGCATGGTGCGCAGCAGATGGTCCAGGCGTTGGTGCTCGGCGGGCGTGGTGACCAGCGTGGGCAGCAGTGCGGCCAGCGCCCACTCGACCGCGGTGGACCGGTCGGCGAGCAGCACCCAGGCGCGCAGCACGTCCAGTGCGTGCCGGGTGGTGCGCGGGTCGGAGAGCGCCGCCCGCCACAGGAAGGGGACGCCCTGCGCGGCGGGCCCGCCCTCGCCCGCGGCACGGGCGTACCAGCCGAGGACGAGCGGGGTGCCGGACCGCTCGTCGTCGCTGTCGGTGCGGCGGCAGGCGCTCACGAAGCCGCCGAGCGTGAGATCGCGCACCGCCCGGTCGTCGTCCAGGTGGGCGCGGAGCTCGGCGAGGACCGGGTCGCTCGCCGGTGAGAGCAGCAGCAGCTCCACCGCCTCCGCCAGCTCCCGCGCCAGTTCGCCGTCGGTGTCGTCGGGCGCGCCGGCGTACAGCCGTCGTACGGCACCGCGCAGCGCGGCCAGCGCCTGCTCGGGACGCTCGGGGCCGATCAGCCCGTAGGCCCGCACCGCCACCCAGCGCAGCCGCGGGTCGTCGCCCGCGCACCAGGCGTCGAGGATGCGGGGGATGTTGGGCGTGCCGACCAGATGGGCGAGGGTGAGGGCGTTGACGGCGACGAGCCGGTGCCGGAACCGCCTGGAGAGGCCCCAGACCTCGATGACCAGCGCCATCGCGGACGGCAGGTCGGTGCGGGCGAGCACGGCGACGGCGGACGCGGCGCGGGTGCGGACCAGGGGGCGGCCGTCGTCGGCGAGACGGCGCAGCCACTGGATCAGCGCGGGCCGGGCGGACGGATGGCCGGTCCACACCTCGCGCAGCAGCACCAGGGAGGCCCGTTCGTCGTGGAACGCCGCCTTCTGCTGCGTCACCGGGCCCCATTCGGTGTGCTCGTCCTCCCAGTAGGTGTGGGCGCGGGCCAGTTGGAGGCGCTTGCCGACGTGGGTGCCGAAGACGGGCACCTCGGGGACGCGGGAGGGGTTCTCGGTCTCCTGGAGGAAGCGGTAGAGCAGATCGCCGAGTTCGGCGGTCAGCGCGTAGGGACCGCCGTCGAAGGCGGCGAGCGCGACGAGGAACGCCTTGTCCCGCAGATGGAGCGAGGTGTCGTCCTCCTCGAACCACTCCTGGACCTGGTTCTCCAGGGACACCAGGGAGAACCGGGCGACCGTGTCCTCGGTGACGTCCCCGGCCGAGTACCGGCCGAGCAGCCGGGCGAACGCGGCCACCTCGCGCAGCTGGTGACCGCGGGTCAGGAAGTCGGTCACGGACGGCAGGTCGAGCAGC encodes:
- a CDS encoding Pycsar system effector family protein; the encoded protein is MTALDPAPAPATGAPADGSTARAELCERLLTELRAEIARADSKASVLVAALGMTAGVFSGLLAGRRWTPVSLSGPGNALWWAGALSLALSLFALLLAVLPRYRTRTWEPGRTLSYFGDIHQAVRQGHLESALADTERHPTEALTGALAETSRIAAQKHRWIRVGLVAFCAGTVLLPASLLIG
- a CDS encoding M48 family metalloprotease, whose translation is MHISKDQRRTDATAVGSLLLHLPNFLCSLFVVALVSVFFGGLGLLLILAWLLSGALVFHRPTESALARHLLRLRYPTPQEQARLERVWHEVTARAGIEGRAYELWVEDSDNLNAVAAAGHIVGVTRFAVEQLPNGELAAVLAHELGHHVGGHAWSSLLGYWYALPGRLAWRFLKAFSGVVFKVSRVFGCFGVVFVAMFFGFIALATVGTLYGLPLLILGVPYALAAVGRRSELRADEHAAALGFAPMLAAVLDKLHQQDQRRTAELTYRNGGVPVRESALSKLLSSHPDHYTRLHHLQPYLQPQR